A genomic region of Streptomyces sp. R33 contains the following coding sequences:
- a CDS encoding ornithine cyclodeaminase family protein has translation MIPQFEAEETAALLTPAAAADALADVLRAGLDPEACPQRSAMPVPGGGELLLMPAAAGAYAGVKIAGVAPGNPARGLPRITGSYLLLDGPTLRPLALFDGAALTALRTPAVSALALRHLAPAGRPLRLVLFGAGPQAYGHLEAVRGVRELAQTVVVGRDPVAAQKLAEHAGALGVPARTGTPQDVADADLVLCCTTAREPLFDGRLVAPGATVVAVGSHEPDARETDTALVRRAAVYVESRAAALREAGDLLVPEAEGAIGPGHISGTLADLVTGRMPVAGPPGCPQLFKSVGMAWEDLAVAVAMYRAAGENSET, from the coding sequence GTGATCCCGCAGTTCGAAGCCGAGGAGACGGCGGCGCTGCTCACCCCGGCCGCGGCCGCCGATGCGCTGGCCGACGTACTGCGGGCCGGGCTGGACCCGGAGGCCTGCCCGCAGCGCTCGGCCATGCCCGTGCCGGGCGGCGGCGAGCTGCTGCTGATGCCGGCCGCGGCGGGCGCGTACGCCGGGGTGAAGATCGCCGGGGTGGCGCCCGGCAATCCGGCCCGCGGCCTGCCCCGCATCACCGGCTCGTACCTGCTGCTGGACGGGCCGACCCTGCGCCCGCTGGCCCTGTTCGACGGCGCGGCGCTGACCGCCCTGCGCACCCCGGCGGTCTCGGCGCTCGCCCTGCGCCATCTCGCGCCGGCCGGGCGGCCCCTGCGGCTGGTGCTCTTCGGCGCCGGCCCGCAGGCGTACGGGCATCTCGAAGCGGTGCGGGGCGTACGGGAGCTGGCGCAGACCGTGGTCGTCGGCCGCGACCCCGTGGCCGCGCAGAAGCTGGCGGAGCACGCCGGCGCCCTGGGCGTGCCGGCCCGTACGGGCACCCCGCAGGACGTGGCCGACGCGGACCTGGTGCTGTGCTGCACCACGGCCCGCGAACCCCTCTTCGACGGGCGGCTGGTGGCCCCGGGCGCGACGGTCGTGGCCGTCGGCTCGCACGAGCCGGACGCCCGCGAGACCGACACCGCCCTGGTGCGGCGGGCGGCGGTGTACGTGGAATCGCGGGCGGCAGCGCTGCGCGAGGCGGGGGACCTGCTGGTGCCGGAGGCGGAGGGGGCCATCGGACCCGGTCATATCAGCGGCACCCTGGCCGACCTGGTGACGGGCCGGATGCCGGTGGCCGGACCCCCGGGTTGTCCACAGCTCTTCAAGAGCGTGGGCATGGCCTGGGAAGATCTCGCTGTGGCGGTGGCGATGTACCGCGCTGCCGGAGAGAACAGCGAAACGTGA
- a CDS encoding ABC transporter permease produces the protein MTTTAPGAGGRTAPVPAPGGAPAPGAAKDGPAAAATGSSPWQLARRELRRRPAVRVSLCVVLLFVLMAVTAPWLGALGGWSPEEFDKSAIDPYLGGQPLGSLGGISPEHWLGVEPVTGRDLFARVVHGAQVSLLIAFAATAIVVVTGTAAGIAAGYFGGRTDMVLSRLMDLTMSFPSLIFMIAMLSVAKDVNRIVLMTAVIGVFGWPGVARVVRGQTLSLKHREYVDAARVGGSSSWRILTRDILPGVSGPVIAYTTLLIPGMISTEAALSYLGVGVRPPTPSWGQMIAESVAFYETDPMYFVIPSTFLFLAVLAFTLLGDALRDILDPRGGRS, from the coding sequence ATGACCACCACCGCACCCGGTGCCGGCGGCCGGACGGCCCCGGTCCCGGCTCCGGGCGGCGCACCGGCCCCCGGCGCCGCCAAGGACGGTCCCGCGGCGGCAGCCACCGGCAGCAGCCCCTGGCAGCTCGCGCGGCGGGAGCTCCGCCGCCGCCCCGCCGTCCGCGTCAGCCTCTGCGTCGTCCTCCTCTTCGTCCTGATGGCCGTCACCGCCCCCTGGCTGGGCGCGCTCGGCGGCTGGTCCCCCGAGGAGTTCGACAAGTCCGCCATCGACCCCTACCTCGGCGGCCAGCCACTCGGCTCCCTCGGCGGGATCAGCCCCGAGCACTGGCTCGGCGTCGAACCCGTCACCGGCCGCGACCTGTTCGCCCGCGTCGTCCACGGCGCCCAGGTCTCCCTCCTCATCGCCTTCGCCGCCACCGCCATCGTCGTGGTCACCGGCACCGCCGCCGGGATCGCCGCCGGCTACTTCGGCGGCCGCACCGACATGGTCCTGTCCCGGCTGATGGACCTGACCATGTCCTTCCCGTCCCTCATCTTCATGATCGCGATGCTGTCCGTGGCCAAGGACGTCAACCGGATCGTGCTCATGACCGCCGTCATCGGCGTCTTCGGCTGGCCCGGCGTCGCCCGCGTCGTGCGCGGCCAGACCCTCTCCCTCAAACACCGCGAGTACGTCGACGCCGCCCGCGTCGGCGGCTCGAGCTCCTGGCGGATCCTGACCCGCGACATCCTCCCGGGCGTCTCCGGCCCGGTCATCGCGTACACCACCCTGCTCATCCCCGGCATGATCAGCACCGAGGCCGCGCTCAGCTACCTCGGCGTGGGCGTACGCCCGCCCACCCCGTCCTGGGGCCAGATGATCGCCGAGTCCGTCGCCTTCTACGAGACCGACCCCATGTACTTCGTCATCCCGAGCACCTTCCTCTTCCTCGCGGTACTCGCCTTCACCCTGCTCGGCGACGCCCTGCGCGACATCCTCGACCCGAGGGGCGGCCGCAGTTGA
- a CDS encoding SMP-30/gluconolactonase/LRE family protein: MTSQRPGLYEMLDDRFRTGRCMNGDDALEVLHTGCRWAEGPIYLPAWRQVVWSDIPNDRMLRWDEETGAVGIFRRSAGHTNGNTLDRQGRLITCEQGNRRVTRTEHDGTITVLADRWNGKRLNSPNDAAVKSDGSVWFSDPDFGITSDYEGHRAQSEIGANNVYRVDPATGAVQLVADGFGAPNGLVFSLDERQLFVSDTRAGFIRVFDVRDDGTLSEGEVFAEAAPGKARFDNLRFDDGGRLWAAAMDDGVHCYDPDGTLIGRLNVPETVSNIAFGGAKRNRLFVTAETSLYSMVMGVTGTHPTGPGRRRWLDG; the protein is encoded by the coding sequence ATGACCAGCCAGCGCCCCGGGCTGTACGAGATGCTCGACGACCGGTTCCGAACCGGGCGGTGCATGAACGGTGATGACGCACTGGAGGTCCTCCACACCGGCTGCCGCTGGGCCGAGGGGCCGATCTACCTGCCCGCCTGGCGGCAGGTGGTCTGGAGCGACATCCCCAACGACCGGATGCTGCGCTGGGACGAGGAGACGGGCGCCGTCGGAATCTTCCGCCGCTCCGCCGGGCACACCAACGGCAACACCCTCGACCGCCAGGGCCGGCTGATCACCTGCGAGCAGGGCAACCGCCGCGTCACGCGCACCGAACACGACGGCACCATCACCGTGTTGGCGGACCGCTGGAACGGCAAGCGCCTGAACAGCCCGAACGACGCGGCGGTGAAGTCCGACGGTTCGGTCTGGTTCTCCGACCCGGACTTCGGCATCACCAGCGACTACGAGGGCCACCGCGCACAGAGCGAGATCGGCGCCAACAACGTCTACCGCGTCGATCCGGCCACCGGGGCGGTGCAGCTGGTCGCCGACGGCTTCGGCGCACCCAACGGTCTGGTCTTCTCCCTCGACGAGCGGCAGCTGTTCGTCTCCGACACCCGGGCCGGCTTCATCCGGGTCTTCGACGTACGCGACGACGGCACGCTGTCCGAGGGCGAGGTCTTCGCCGAAGCGGCGCCCGGGAAGGCCCGCTTCGACAACCTCCGCTTCGACGACGGCGGCCGGCTCTGGGCCGCCGCGATGGACGACGGGGTGCACTGCTACGACCCCGACGGCACCCTGATCGGGCGGCTCAACGTCCCCGAGACGGTCTCCAACATCGCCTTCGGCGGCGCCAAGCGCAACCGCCTCTTCGTCACCGCCGAGACCAGCCTCTACTCGATGGTCATGGGCGTCACCGGCACGCACCCGACCGGCCCGGGGCGCCGGCGCTGGCTCGACGGCTGA
- a CDS encoding GntR family transcriptional regulator, whose product MGDLKQHSLIKAQERLRDQVGHALRAALIAGELRPGSVYSAPGLAAELGVSATPVREAMLDLAREGLVEPVRNKGFRITEVSERDLDQYTELRTMIEVPTIGRITKIATAEQLEALRPIAEEIVTSAREHNLIGYLEADRRFHLSLLALAGNDRLVETVGDLRKRSRLYGLTGLDEAGKLVSSAQEHIELLDLMISGDAEAAEACMVRHLGHVRSLWAQGRDEPVGRTPGGLGSGV is encoded by the coding sequence ATGGGTGACCTGAAGCAGCACAGTCTCATCAAGGCCCAGGAACGGCTTCGCGACCAGGTCGGCCACGCCCTCCGAGCAGCCCTGATAGCGGGTGAACTGCGCCCCGGCAGCGTCTACTCGGCGCCCGGCCTGGCCGCAGAACTCGGGGTCTCCGCCACGCCCGTCCGCGAGGCGATGCTCGACCTGGCCCGCGAGGGCCTGGTGGAACCCGTCCGCAACAAGGGTTTCCGGATCACCGAGGTCAGCGAGCGCGACCTGGACCAGTACACCGAGCTGCGCACGATGATCGAGGTCCCGACCATCGGCCGGATCACGAAGATCGCCACGGCGGAGCAGCTCGAGGCGCTGCGGCCCATCGCCGAGGAGATCGTCACCAGCGCCCGCGAGCACAACCTCATCGGCTACCTGGAGGCGGACCGCCGCTTCCACCTCTCGCTGCTCGCCCTGGCCGGCAACGACCGCCTGGTGGAGACGGTCGGCGACCTGCGCAAGCGTTCGCGGCTGTACGGGCTGACGGGCCTGGACGAGGCCGGAAAGCTGGTCTCCTCCGCCCAGGAGCACATCGAGCTGCTGGACCTGATGATCAGCGGGGACGCGGAGGCGGCGGAGGCCTGCATGGTCCGCCACCTCGGCCACGTCCGCTCCCTCTGGGCCCAGGGCCGCGACGAGCCGGTCGGCCGTACGCCCGGGGGCCTGGGGTCGGGCGTCTGA
- a CDS encoding ABC transporter substrate-binding protein — MTKRTQLALATALVAALALGASGCSDPKKGSTGAGASNPAAANDGKVLGGTPVKGGTLTVLSNQDFAHLDPARNWVMPAMDFGTRLLYRTLVTFKAEPGKAGSELVPDLATDLGTPSNGGKTWTFTLKEGVKYEDGTPIKAQDVKYNVERSFAPDLTGGPDYAAQYLAGTEGYKGPLQGQHLDSVKTPDDRTIVFELKRPVAEFSATATLPTFAPVPQSQEKGTQYDARPFSSGPYKIESYDRDKKLVLVRNEHWDPKTDTVRKAYPDKFVVVMGLKGGQIDDRIIAGEGADASTVQYMDMRPESAPKVLPKQDVKARLLAESQGCTEMLSLNNSRAPFNDPKVREAMQYAVDKEAVVTAGGGPALNEVATAYLPPALSGGKQADTLKIAPAGDPAKAKELLKAAGKETLKVSLAVSTGDKGKAEAIQQGLSRVGIEVVIDTIDPGAYYDVIGDLSTTPDMTLSGWCPDYPSGSTWIPFVFDGRTIKEKGNQGNNSQFRDEATIKRIDEINAMADAKQANQAWIDLDAEIMKKSPAVPVLLERKPLLVGPNVAGAYGHPVWTGTIDYGTVGLKDPAKSQG, encoded by the coding sequence ATGACCAAGCGCACCCAACTCGCCCTCGCCACCGCCCTGGTGGCCGCACTCGCACTCGGTGCCTCGGGCTGCTCCGACCCCAAGAAGGGCTCCACCGGCGCCGGCGCGAGCAACCCCGCCGCCGCCAACGACGGCAAGGTCCTCGGCGGCACCCCGGTCAAGGGCGGGACCCTGACCGTCCTGTCCAACCAGGACTTCGCCCACCTCGACCCCGCCCGCAACTGGGTCATGCCGGCCATGGACTTCGGGACCCGGCTCCTCTACCGCACGCTCGTCACCTTCAAGGCCGAGCCCGGCAAGGCCGGCAGCGAGCTCGTCCCCGACCTCGCCACCGACCTCGGTACGCCCTCCAACGGAGGCAAGACCTGGACCTTCACCCTCAAGGAGGGCGTGAAGTACGAGGACGGAACGCCGATCAAGGCTCAGGACGTCAAGTACAACGTCGAGCGCTCCTTCGCCCCCGACCTCACCGGCGGCCCCGACTACGCCGCCCAGTACCTGGCCGGCACGGAGGGCTACAAGGGACCGCTCCAGGGGCAGCACCTCGACTCCGTCAAGACCCCCGACGACCGCACCATCGTCTTCGAACTCAAGCGTCCCGTCGCCGAGTTCTCGGCCACCGCCACCCTCCCCACCTTCGCCCCGGTCCCGCAGTCCCAGGAGAAGGGCACCCAGTACGACGCCCGCCCGTTCTCCTCCGGCCCGTACAAGATCGAGTCGTACGACCGCGACAAGAAGCTCGTCCTCGTCCGCAACGAGCACTGGGACCCGAAGACCGACACGGTCAGAAAGGCCTACCCCGACAAGTTCGTCGTGGTCATGGGCCTCAAGGGCGGCCAGATCGACGACCGCATCATCGCCGGTGAGGGCGCCGACGCCTCCACCGTCCAGTACATGGACATGCGCCCCGAGAGCGCCCCCAAGGTGCTGCCGAAGCAGGACGTCAAGGCGCGTCTGCTCGCCGAGTCCCAGGGCTGCACCGAGATGCTCTCCCTGAACAACTCCCGGGCGCCCTTCAACGATCCCAAGGTCCGCGAGGCCATGCAGTACGCCGTCGACAAGGAGGCGGTGGTCACCGCGGGCGGCGGCCCGGCCCTCAACGAGGTCGCCACCGCCTACCTGCCCCCGGCCCTCTCCGGCGGCAAGCAGGCCGACACCCTCAAGATCGCCCCGGCGGGCGACCCCGCCAAGGCAAAGGAGCTCCTCAAGGCCGCCGGCAAGGAGACCCTGAAGGTCTCCCTCGCCGTCTCCACCGGCGACAAGGGCAAGGCCGAGGCCATCCAGCAGGGCCTGTCCCGCGTCGGCATCGAGGTCGTCATCGACACCATCGACCCCGGCGCGTACTACGACGTCATCGGCGACCTCTCCACCACCCCCGACATGACGCTCTCCGGCTGGTGCCCCGACTACCCCTCCGGCTCCACCTGGATCCCCTTCGTCTTCGACGGACGCACCATCAAGGAGAAGGGCAACCAGGGCAACAACAGCCAGTTCCGCGACGAGGCCACCATCAAGCGGATCGACGAGATCAACGCCATGGCCGACGCCAAGCAGGCCAACCAGGCCTGGATCGACCTCGACGCCGAGATCATGAAGAAGTCCCCGGCCGTCCCGGTCCTGCTCGAGCGCAAGCCGCTGCTCGTCGGCCCCAACGTCGCGGGCGCCTACGGCCACCCCGTGTGGACCGGCACCATCGACTACGGCACGGTCGGCCTCAAGGACCCCGCGAAGAGCCAGGGCTGA